A region from the Chloroflexota bacterium genome encodes:
- a CDS encoding SPFH domain-containing protein has product MPRIIDVIEAPDQGPNEMVVRIPEYGSGDFRMGSQVIVRESQTAVFYRDGKALDMFDPGRHTITTANLPLVSSLLGLATSGATIFTAEVYFVNRRDFLDLKWGTPEPIALRDPDLGLARLRAFGTYSIAIKDPQLFVNKIVGTQGIYQTNQIQNFLRSIIIAALTDVLGELGKGLFDLPALFDEISAAVRVKVEDDFNLLGIQMKQFFIQSISPTKETQEAIDKRAAMGAVGAQSFIEYQTGLAIEALGMAEGGGEGGGAASAGLGLGAGVGVGAGMAGAIAEAMRASSQPQQAAPAAAPASPQTVEEVQALLDSLDLRLANGEISEGLYDKLTAKWQQRLDDTNG; this is encoded by the coding sequence ATGCCAAGGATAATTGACGTAATCGAAGCCCCCGATCAGGGGCCGAACGAGATGGTCGTGCGCATTCCCGAGTATGGTTCGGGGGACTTTCGCATGGGCTCGCAGGTAATCGTGCGTGAGAGCCAGACGGCCGTCTTCTATCGTGATGGCAAGGCACTGGACATGTTTGATCCAGGCAGACACACGATCACTACCGCAAATCTACCGCTCGTGTCCTCGCTGCTTGGGCTGGCCACCAGCGGTGCTACGATTTTCACAGCCGAAGTCTATTTTGTCAACCGGCGCGACTTTCTTGATCTAAAATGGGGTACTCCGGAACCGATAGCGCTACGGGACCCTGATCTTGGTCTCGCGCGGCTGCGGGCATTCGGCACCTACTCCATCGCGATCAAAGATCCTCAACTCTTTGTCAACAAGATTGTGGGCACCCAGGGGATATATCAGACAAACCAGATTCAGAATTTCCTTCGCAGCATCATCATAGCGGCCCTGACAGATGTCCTGGGTGAGCTGGGAAAGGGCCTGTTCGATCTGCCCGCGCTGTTCGATGAGATCTCGGCCGCTGTGCGGGTGAAGGTTGAAGATGATTTCAATCTGCTGGGCATCCAGATGAAGCAGTTCTTCATCCAGTCCATCAGTCCCACCAAGGAGACCCAGGAGGCCATCGATAAGCGCGCTGCCATGGGTGCGGTTGGCGCTCAGAGTTTCATCGAGTATCAGACCGGTTTGGCTATCGAGGCGTTGGGAATGGCCGAGGGCGGTGGCGAAGGTGGCGGTGCTGCCAGCGCCGGCCTTGGCCTGGGTGCCGGCGTCGGCGTGGGTGCCGGCATGGCAGGGGCTATCGCCGAGGCCATGAGGGCTTCATCACAGCCACAGCAGGCGGCCCCCGCAGCTGCGCCTGCCAGTCCGCAGACAGTGGAGGAAGTTCAGGCCCTGCTGGATAGCCTGGACTTGCGCCTGGCCAATGGTGAAATCAGCGAGGGTCTATATGACAAGCTGACTGCCAAATGGCAGCAGCGGCTCGACGACACGAACGGGTAA
- a CDS encoding DUF2207 domain-containing protein, giving the protein MRIVRVISLFIAILLFLGVFVAPTGAQDKRLYWDAYDVDITISPDGTFRVVETQDLRFTEGTFQFGVRTIPTDYVTSITDVSVSELDGPVYSESNSGDPYTYSVEQNSDEINIRYNFPPNDVGKVMVVEYTVDGGLLYYEGGDQLVWKGVPSNATIPIENASVTVHLPPGATLDNWDATGPPGIAEVSDDGRSVYFETTSSMRGGPDFAVRLQWPHGVVEGAPPPWQEAIDRQEAYLDQQEKIADIVGIGVLALSAMILIGGLLGLYLLWYTAGRDAPVKLPAEWIPEPPGDLPAGMVGTLVDEQAETKDIIATLVDLARRGVLAIEEVKEPGTLGIGEKRDFIYHLEDRSLPMREYEFRLVSKLFGKETEKKLSDLKNKFYTSMPGLQKDLYEATVEEGHFASSPEKVRSSYAGLGIAALVLAGIAGCVSMTLLSQFTGFTFCLPLALGIPAIGLIILARYMPRKTEEGSEEAAKWLAFRRYMEDIEKYTDLAEAKEIFDRYLPYAIVFDLEDSWMRKFAKVETAPPPWYYPGPYVGPRPRDYDWWMPTTTSSGGGKPPGSGAPVPTGGAMSPPSMGDLSRGMGSSLSGLSAGLGSMLSTASSTLTSRPAPKSSGRGSWSSSGGGWSGGGGFGGGGFSGGGGFSGGGGGGSSFG; this is encoded by the coding sequence ATGCGCATCGTTCGCGTGATAAGCCTATTCATAGCCATTTTGTTGTTTCTGGGCGTATTCGTGGCGCCAACCGGGGCCCAGGACAAGCGCCTTTATTGGGATGCCTACGACGTCGATATCACCATTTCGCCCGATGGTACGTTTCGGGTTGTCGAGACACAGGATCTGAGGTTCACCGAAGGCACCTTCCAGTTCGGTGTACGTACTATTCCCACCGACTATGTGACCAGCATCACCGACGTGTCTGTAAGTGAGCTTGACGGCCCGGTTTATAGCGAGTCGAACAGTGGCGATCCCTATACCTACAGCGTTGAGCAGAACAGCGACGAGATCAATATCCGTTATAACTTCCCCCCAAACGATGTTGGCAAGGTAATGGTGGTCGAATACACCGTCGACGGCGGACTGCTCTACTACGAGGGCGGCGACCAACTGGTCTGGAAGGGGGTGCCATCAAACGCTACAATCCCAATTGAGAACGCATCGGTGACCGTCCACCTGCCGCCAGGCGCGACGTTGGACAATTGGGATGCCACCGGTCCTCCAGGTATTGCCGAGGTCTCCGATGATGGGCGCAGCGTTTATTTTGAGACAACCTCCAGTATGAGAGGTGGTCCTGACTTCGCGGTCCGGTTGCAGTGGCCTCATGGGGTTGTCGAGGGGGCGCCGCCGCCATGGCAGGAAGCCATAGACCGGCAGGAAGCGTACCTGGACCAGCAGGAGAAGATTGCGGATATCGTGGGGATCGGTGTTCTCGCACTAAGTGCCATGATTTTGATCGGCGGCCTGCTGGGGTTATATCTGCTCTGGTACACGGCTGGCCGCGATGCACCTGTCAAACTGCCGGCGGAGTGGATCCCCGAACCTCCCGGCGACCTGCCGGCCGGCATGGTTGGTACCCTGGTCGACGAGCAGGCCGAAACGAAAGACATAATCGCAACCCTGGTCGACCTGGCACGGCGGGGGGTGCTGGCAATCGAAGAGGTCAAGGAACCGGGCACCCTGGGAATAGGCGAGAAAAGAGATTTCATCTACCACCTGGAAGACCGCTCGTTGCCCATGCGTGAATACGAGTTCAGGCTCGTCAGCAAACTCTTCGGCAAGGAGACGGAAAAGAAGCTATCCGATCTCAAAAACAAGTTCTACACGAGCATGCCGGGACTTCAAAAGGACCTCTACGAAGCTACCGTCGAAGAAGGGCACTTCGCCTCAAGTCCGGAAAAGGTCCGCAGTAGCTATGCAGGCCTGGGAATAGCCGCGCTGGTTCTGGCAGGGATTGCCGGATGCGTCTCGATGACTCTCTTGAGTCAATTTACAGGGTTCACCTTTTGTCTGCCTCTGGCCCTGGGTATTCCGGCCATTGGCCTGATCATTCTTGCCCGTTATATGCCGCGGAAAACCGAAGAGGGTTCTGAAGAGGCTGCCAAATGGCTGGCCTTCAGACGTTACATGGAGGATATCGAGAAGTACACTGATCTTGCGGAAGCCAAAGAGATCTTCGATCGCTACCTGCCCTATGCCATTGTTTTCGATCTCGAGGATAGCTGGATGCGCAAGTTCGCCAAAGTTGAGACAGCGCCTCCTCCCTGGTACTATCCGGGACCCTATGTGGGCCCGAGGCCACGCGATTATGACTGGTGGATGCCCACTACTACCTCGTCCGGTGGCGGAAAGCCCCCTGGCAGCGGTGCTCCGGTGCCCACTGGCGGCGCCATGAGTCCTCCCAGCATGGGAGACCTCTCTCGCGGGATGGGCAGCTCGCTGTCCGGCTTGAGTGCCGGGCTCGGCTCCATGCTTTCCACAGCTTCAAGCACCCTTACCAGCCGTCCGGCGCCCAAATCGTCGGGACGGGGTAGCTGGAGCAGCAGTGGTGGTGGCTGGAGTGGCGGCGGCGGCTTCGGCGGCGGCGGCTTCAGCGGCGGTGGCGGCTTCAGCGGCGGTGGTGGTGGCGGAAGCTCCTTCGGTTAG
- a CDS encoding glycosyltransferase — protein MLKWQRKCEKTLYRGNHLSSQPPNLCCSVGITAYNEQDNIGPLLEAMIDQHLHQVTISEIIIVASGCTDNTVPIIKSYQKKDPRIRLIEQPERRGKTSAINLFLEAASQDILVLESGDTLPQEYAVENLVRVFEDPTVGMTGAHKIPVNTPDHLVGLFTHLRLRMEHELCMDIPRLGEMIAFRRVLDHIPPDVAMDEAFVEAIVVKNGLRVIYSPDAVVYNTGPDTISDFVRQRRRNHAGHLFLQDKYGHQVSSLQNKRVARIAFREVWGAVQLVYSIGLLGILEGFSRFLGWYDFAIKRERHVVWDMAYSQKQNVQELRKDADGNGNGNGEERPIVLTTTQQQQQTNG, from the coding sequence ATGCTGAAGTGGCAGCGGAAGTGCGAAAAAACCTTGTATCGAGGTAACCATTTGAGCAGTCAACCGCCGAACTTGTGCTGCAGCGTAGGAATTACGGCATACAACGAACAGGATAATATTGGCCCCCTTCTGGAGGCCATGATTGATCAGCATTTGCATCAGGTGACGATTTCGGAGATCATCATCGTTGCAAGTGGTTGCACCGATAACACGGTCCCGATCATCAAGTCCTACCAGAAAAAAGATCCGCGTATCAGGCTGATCGAACAACCTGAACGGCGGGGAAAGACTTCGGCGATCAACCTTTTCCTGGAAGCCGCCAGCCAGGACATTCTGGTGCTGGAAAGCGGCGATACCCTTCCGCAGGAATATGCTGTCGAAAACCTGGTACGCGTCTTCGAGGATCCGACCGTGGGAATGACCGGCGCACATAAGATTCCCGTCAACACACCCGATCACCTGGTGGGACTGTTCACGCACCTGAGACTGCGAATGGAGCACGAACTGTGCATGGATATTCCCCGCCTCGGAGAGATGATCGCTTTCCGTCGCGTCCTGGACCACATTCCTCCCGACGTTGCGATGGACGAAGCCTTTGTGGAAGCGATCGTCGTCAAGAATGGATTGCGTGTCATTTATTCGCCCGATGCAGTGGTCTACAACACAGGCCCCGACACGATCAGCGATTTTGTCCGTCAACGCCGGCGAAACCATGCCGGGCATCTCTTTCTCCAGGACAAGTATGGACACCAGGTGTCCAGCCTGCAGAATAAACGGGTCGCCAGGATTGCTTTCCGGGAAGTCTGGGGAGCTGTTCAGCTCGTTTATAGCATCGGATTGTTGGGGATCCTGGAGGGGTTTAGCCGCTTTCTTGGCTGGTACGACTTCGCGATTAAACGCGAACGTCACGTGGTCTGGGATATGGCCTATTCACAAAAACAGAACGTTCAGGAGTTGCGTAAGGACGCTGACGGGAATGGCAATGGCAATGGGGAAGAACGTCCCATAGTGCTTACGACAACACAACAGCAGCAACAGACAAACGGTTGA
- a CDS encoding lysylphosphatidylglycerol synthase transmembrane domain-containing protein produces MRDRVFTIAKIAITFGLIAYVFSKVDLQAVATSLLHANPWLVLLALLFYLIAIAINGVKWYVLLRAQEVMVPFRAVLQYMWVGVFFNNVFPANIGGDVMRGYGMARYTDRTAEAAVSVVVDRIIGLIAYMSTAAVMAVIIVTVMGYSNLRWLFYLAIVALIAIAAALAVLLSRRLRTQVGRLFQFPLLAPFAPLYQGVSDAFDAYRTHSGSLVLAFGIALTGLMSANIVNWLLFQATGGGVPFLYVLLFNPLIALVLLVPISVGGHGVIQGAYPFFYGLVGVPEIQAVAVSVLMSFIIIMGSLPGGVLWWRNRGASSDSSDSPTVTASQPSG; encoded by the coding sequence TTGAGAGACCGAGTCTTCACCATCGCTAAGATCGCGATCACCTTCGGGTTGATCGCGTATGTTTTCTCAAAGGTTGATCTACAGGCCGTTGCGACCAGCCTGCTGCACGCCAACCCCTGGCTGGTTTTGCTGGCGCTGCTCTTTTATCTGATCGCAATCGCAATCAACGGCGTCAAGTGGTATGTACTGCTCCGGGCCCAGGAAGTGATGGTCCCATTCAGAGCGGTCCTTCAATATATGTGGGTAGGGGTCTTCTTCAACAACGTCTTTCCCGCCAATATCGGTGGTGACGTAATGCGAGGCTATGGCATGGCCCGCTACACCGATCGCACTGCCGAAGCTGCCGTGTCGGTGGTGGTTGATCGAATTATCGGCTTGATTGCCTATATGAGTACCGCTGCCGTTATGGCGGTGATAATCGTCACTGTGATGGGCTATTCCAATCTCCGCTGGCTGTTTTACCTGGCAATCGTCGCCCTGATAGCAATCGCTGCCGCTCTGGCAGTCTTGCTGAGTCGTCGCCTTCGAACACAGGTTGGTCGTCTCTTCCAGTTCCCTTTGCTGGCACCTTTTGCCCCGCTCTACCAGGGTGTCTCGGACGCGTTCGACGCCTACCGCACCCACTCCGGATCGCTGGTGCTGGCCTTCGGTATCGCCCTGACTGGCCTGATGTCGGCCAATATCGTCAACTGGCTGCTCTTCCAGGCGACCGGCGGCGGGGTACCCTTCCTCTACGTGCTATTGTTCAATCCCCTGATTGCCCTGGTGCTTCTGGTGCCGATCAGCGTGGGCGGTCACGGCGTCATCCAGGGAGCTTACCCCTTCTTCTATGGGCTGGTAGGTGTCCCCGAAATACAGGCCGTGGCGGTCAGCGTGCTCATGTCCTTTATCATCATCATGGGCAGCCTGCCCGGGGGCGTGCTTTGGTGGCGCAATCGTGGCGCCAGCAGCGACAGTTCCGACAGTCCCACGGTCACAGCCAGCCAGCCGTCAGGTTGA
- a CDS encoding DUF5050 domain-containing protein, translated as MQAFTLYTTAAVLFVLGLMAIGGATFGRDKNRRILLAVLGLICWGLTLLLYGMAAAQPVVTETPTPAVAEVAATPTPLPAASPEAVVEPSEEVGQEKATPEPLPDFPGRIVFHSDRTGRLEIWAMNADGSDLQQLTDSPGRDLEPDWSPDGQTILFSSGRDDADNVQLYVMDADGSNQRRLMSLMPSDQLGARWSPNGEWLLFYSNMLVEGSPRFEVYKVRKDGSELENISNHPGNNLRPDWSPDGERILFFSERDGNPELYVMNADGSNQVRLTDNPADDKRPRWSPDGETILFESNRDGNKNLYVMDAPSVAVAGPMEESVRLLTFPAVNDEAANWAMDGDMIVMSSDRDSDVMVNWDIYLLSADGSEVYRLTNDGESDRYPDWTAD; from the coding sequence GTGCAAGCATTCACTCTGTATACCACTGCCGCCGTGCTGTTCGTGCTCGGCCTGATGGCCATTGGCGGGGCAACGTTCGGGCGGGATAAAAACCGTCGTATCCTCTTGGCCGTGTTGGGTTTGATCTGTTGGGGGCTTACCCTGCTGTTGTACGGCATGGCCGCAGCCCAACCTGTCGTAACCGAAACCCCGACACCGGCTGTGGCCGAGGTGGCTGCGACACCTACGCCTCTGCCGGCGGCCTCACCCGAGGCCGTCGTCGAGCCGAGCGAAGAGGTCGGGCAGGAAAAAGCAACGCCTGAGCCACTGCCTGACTTTCCGGGGCGGATCGTCTTTCATTCGGACCGCACCGGGCGGCTGGAGATCTGGGCGATGAACGCCGATGGCAGCGATCTGCAGCAGCTGACCGATTCCCCGGGACGAGATTTGGAACCTGATTGGTCGCCCGACGGCCAGACTATCCTGTTTTCGTCGGGCCGCGATGATGCGGACAACGTCCAGCTCTATGTGATGGACGCCGACGGCAGCAACCAGCGTCGTCTGATGAGCTTGATGCCATCCGACCAGCTGGGTGCCCGCTGGTCACCGAACGGAGAATGGCTGCTCTTTTACAGCAATATGCTGGTGGAAGGCTCTCCCCGTTTCGAAGTGTACAAGGTCCGCAAGGATGGCAGCGAGCTCGAAAATATCAGCAATCATCCCGGCAACAATCTGCGGCCAGATTGGTCACCCGACGGCGAACGAATCCTCTTTTTTTCGGAGCGCGATGGCAATCCGGAGCTCTACGTCATGAACGCGGATGGTAGCAATCAGGTCCGCCTGACCGACAATCCTGCCGATGACAAACGTCCCCGTTGGTCTCCTGATGGAGAGACAATTCTCTTTGAGAGTAACCGGGATGGCAACAAGAATCTCTATGTGATGGATGCACCCAGCGTGGCCGTCGCTGGTCCCATGGAGGAGAGCGTTCGCCTGCTCACTTTCCCCGCCGTCAACGACGAAGCGGCAAACTGGGCCATGGATGGCGACATGATTGTGATGAGTTCTGATCGGGATAGCGATGTAATGGTCAACTGGGATATCTATCTGTTGAGCGCCGACGGCTCCGAGGTTTACCGGTTAACCAACGACGGGGAGTCGGATCGTTACCCGGACTGGACCGCGGATTAA
- a CDS encoding SdrD B-like domain-containing protein: protein MSRGPRLVVATLLALTLIVAALPSLAATPPEPTYWIAVVDGDPGEWDLDDDFFADMHKAGNPDKPVLSKLYVRYDCATETGYVLVLPEPGIAIEAYHTGGEHYVKVDGNQLVSNLDGNDGTPPDFAYIGYFDPTPTNPPYEPPDATADGWEASFVLAPGNYNTLNVHTQVDDGSPNQTSAVEGRSINLVMGCELGSIGDYVWHDDNRDMEEDIGTEDPIPGVEVRLLMDLGSNNYQVIKTDVTDVNGYYLFSYLEAGDYIVDVNEQDLYPYFGGPFVLTTANEPYPYSLAAGEHHREADFGYDDDEGVVEVGDWVWYDINSNGAQDDGDPDEVGIRCVSVWLYDEGGSFMEATNTDSFGNYYFKSLDPNSADKHYTTLVYADDPDIEGFISAYNGSGFPTCSIDDGTPPASLTRVYSTGPTRQDAVELAAGGLDYTLDFPFSDAPLAVAMAQFEAVAEGNVVSVSWETVSEVDNVGFNLYRSDAAGAPSELLAFVPSAAPGGQGAFYRWQDAGVSAGNSYYYWLEDVDVTGATGLHGPVSVDLMAPTAVALSGLDASPAAVPAAAVPATAAGLVLLAGALAAWRRRR, encoded by the coding sequence ATGTCGCGCGGGCCGCGCCTTGTTGTGGCGACCCTGTTGGCCTTGACTTTGATCGTTGCTGCCTTGCCTTCGCTGGCGGCCACTCCGCCGGAGCCAACCTACTGGATTGCTGTTGTAGACGGTGACCCTGGGGAGTGGGACCTTGATGATGATTTTTTCGCAGACATGCATAAAGCCGGCAATCCCGACAAGCCAGTACTCTCAAAGCTCTATGTGCGCTACGATTGTGCCACGGAGACGGGCTACGTGCTGGTACTGCCCGAGCCTGGTATCGCTATCGAGGCCTATCACACTGGCGGCGAACACTACGTGAAGGTGGATGGCAACCAGCTGGTGAGCAACCTGGACGGCAACGATGGCACCCCGCCCGATTTCGCCTATATCGGTTATTTTGATCCTACACCCACTAACCCCCCGTATGAACCACCTGATGCGACCGCAGATGGCTGGGAAGCATCATTCGTTCTGGCACCTGGCAACTACAACACTCTCAATGTCCATACCCAGGTAGACGATGGGTCGCCCAATCAGACCTCCGCAGTGGAGGGCCGGTCCATCAATTTGGTGATGGGTTGTGAGCTGGGTTCCATCGGTGACTATGTCTGGCACGACGACAATCGCGACATGGAGGAGGATATCGGTACCGAGGATCCCATTCCCGGCGTCGAGGTCCGTCTCCTTATGGATCTGGGCAGCAACAACTACCAGGTGATCAAAACCGATGTCACCGATGTCAACGGATACTACCTCTTCAGTTACCTGGAAGCAGGCGACTACATTGTGGATGTCAACGAGCAGGATCTGTATCCCTACTTCGGCGGGCCGTTTGTGCTGACGACTGCCAACGAGCCATACCCCTATTCGTTGGCTGCAGGCGAGCATCATCGGGAGGCTGATTTCGGCTACGACGATGACGAGGGTGTCGTGGAGGTGGGGGACTGGGTCTGGTATGACATCAATTCCAACGGTGCACAAGACGACGGTGATCCGGACGAGGTGGGAATCCGCTGTGTCTCCGTGTGGCTGTACGATGAAGGTGGGTCCTTCATGGAAGCGACCAATACGGACAGCTTTGGCAACTACTACTTCAAGAGCCTGGATCCCAATTCGGCTGATAAGCATTACACAACACTTGTCTACGCTGACGATCCTGACATCGAAGGATTCATCAGTGCCTACAACGGTAGTGGGTTCCCGACCTGCTCAATCGATGATGGCACGCCGCCGGCCTCCTTAACGAGAGTCTACTCGACAGGCCCCACCCGTCAGGACGCTGTCGAACTTGCTGCGGGTGGGCTTGACTACACCCTGGACTTTCCGTTCTCAGATGCGCCGCTGGCGGTAGCGATGGCTCAGTTCGAAGCTGTGGCTGAGGGCAATGTAGTGTCGGTGAGCTGGGAAACGGTGAGCGAGGTGGACAACGTCGGTTTCAACCTTTACCGCAGCGACGCGGCCGGCGCACCGTCTGAGCTGTTGGCGTTCGTGCCTTCGGCCGCTCCGGGTGGACAGGGCGCCTTCTACCGGTGGCAGGACGCCGGGGTAAGCGCCGGCAATAGCTACTACTACTGGCTGGAGGATGTGGATGTTACCGGGGCTACAGGTTTGCACGGGCCGGTGAGCGTGGATCTGATGGCGCCGACGGCGGTGGCATTGAGCGGGCTCGATGCCAGTCCGGCCGCGGTGCCTGCGGCCGCGGTGCCTGCGACGGCGGCAGGTCTTGTACTACTGGCCGGCGCCCTTGCCGCCTGGCGCCGGCGCAGGTAG
- a CDS encoding Crp/Fnr family transcriptional regulator: MISPEIIRRYPIFAGFSHEQIVILADSGAIQSVEEGYRFFEEGDKLDTVYLVQEGEVAIVMALPDASASQPVAGQLTGEIVTRDAVMSTDGPGTMFGWSGFVPPFDASAGAVAMSPSTVIVFDAARLRQAFEEDCAFGFAMMEKLVQIAKNRLMDIHMETLAFISD, from the coding sequence ATGATCTCACCTGAAATTATCCGGCGATATCCCATTTTCGCAGGGTTCAGCCATGAACAGATCGTCATTCTGGCCGATTCCGGAGCCATACAGTCTGTCGAAGAAGGCTATCGCTTTTTCGAGGAGGGGGACAAGCTGGATACCGTCTATCTTGTCCAGGAAGGGGAGGTTGCCATCGTGATGGCGTTGCCGGATGCCAGTGCTTCTCAACCGGTTGCGGGCCAACTCACCGGTGAGATAGTCACCCGGGACGCCGTGATGAGCACCGATGGACCGGGAACGATGTTTGGCTGGTCGGGCTTCGTTCCGCCTTTCGACGCCTCAGCCGGCGCCGTAGCGATGAGCCCGTCAACCGTGATTGTCTTCGACGCTGCCCGGCTGCGCCAGGCTTTCGAGGAGGATTGCGCGTTTGGTTTTGCGATGATGGAAAAGCTGGTCCAGATCGCCAAAAATCGGCTCATGGACATTCACATGGAGACCCTGGCCTTCATCTCCGATTGA
- a CDS encoding hydrogenase maturation protease, which produces MKTLIVGLGNPILTDDGVGVKVAYRLQECLAGRVPNGLSIVEACVGGLRLMELMIGYDRVILIDAMTHGDVAPGTVQRLTLDDLRAISPTQHSASAHDTTLITALAAGRQMGLSLPDEVVIYGVAVENVIDFGDQPTPAVDKVIPEVTQAVLAEIAVMETEGLSIKG; this is translated from the coding sequence ATGAAAACGTTGATAGTCGGCCTTGGCAATCCCATTCTCACCGACGATGGTGTCGGTGTGAAGGTTGCCTACCGTTTGCAGGAGTGCCTGGCAGGCAGGGTTCCTAACGGCCTTTCCATCGTGGAGGCCTGTGTGGGCGGCCTTCGTCTCATGGAGTTGATGATCGGCTACGATCGGGTCATCCTGATCGACGCCATGACCCATGGCGACGTTGCGCCAGGCACCGTGCAAAGGCTCACACTGGACGACTTGCGCGCCATCAGTCCGACGCAACATAGCGCGTCGGCGCACGATACTACACTCATCACGGCCCTTGCTGCTGGCAGGCAAATGGGGCTTTCACTGCCAGATGAGGTGGTCATCTACGGCGTTGCCGTCGAAAACGTGATCGACTTCGGCGATCAACCTACGCCGGCGGTGGACAAAGTCATTCCGGAGGTGACTCAGGCTGTGCTCGCCGAGATAGCCGTAATGGAAACAGAAGGACTATCGATCAAGGGATGA
- a CDS encoding Ni/Fe hydrogenase subunit alpha, producing MTKRITIDPITRLEGHGKIEIFLDEAGDVENAYLQIPELRGFEQFCVGRPAEEMPRITNRICGVCPEAHHMAATKALDALFDVEPSSAVKKLREMFYMAFYVTDHTTHFYALGGPDFILGPDAPPAERNILGVIHKVGVDVGMQVINCRMRNHHVIKMLGGRGIHPVAGMPGGWSKSINEEERAEIEEIARQNVEFALFSLKAFDDLVLANQDYVDLIVSDAFTHETYYMGTVDEKNLVNFYDGLIRVTGPDGKEFIKYPAKDYVQHIAERVEPWTYLKFPYLKDVGWKGFVDGTDSGVYCATPLSRLNASNGMATSQAQEAFERFYETLGSKKTKGRYQPVHFRLATHWARLVELLYAAERMLELSQDPEITDPNMRVNVSSTPTEGIGSVEAPRGTLTHHYQTDEKGILTKVNLIVGTTNNYAPIAMSVKKAAQSLITRGTVVTEGMLNRVEMAFRNYDPCMSCATHSLPGQMPLEITIRQADGEVVERVSQYTD from the coding sequence ATGACCAAGCGTATCACAATTGACCCCATTACACGACTTGAAGGCCATGGCAAGATCGAGATCTTCCTTGATGAGGCAGGTGACGTCGAGAATGCCTATCTTCAGATCCCCGAGCTGCGCGGTTTCGAGCAGTTCTGTGTCGGTCGCCCGGCGGAGGAGATGCCGCGCATCACCAACCGCATCTGTGGCGTTTGCCCTGAAGCGCACCATATGGCTGCGACCAAGGCCCTGGATGCCTTGTTTGACGTGGAACCCAGCTCCGCAGTGAAAAAGCTGCGGGAGATGTTCTATATGGCCTTCTACGTCACCGACCATACGACCCATTTCTATGCCCTGGGTGGCCCTGACTTCATTCTCGGGCCCGACGCACCGCCTGCGGAGCGCAATATCCTGGGCGTGATCCACAAAGTGGGCGTGGATGTGGGCATGCAGGTCATCAACTGTCGCATGAGAAACCATCATGTCATCAAGATGCTTGGTGGCCGCGGCATACATCCGGTGGCAGGCATGCCGGGTGGTTGGTCGAAATCTATCAACGAGGAGGAACGTGCGGAGATCGAGGAGATCGCTCGCCAGAACGTCGAATTCGCCCTCTTCAGTCTCAAGGCGTTCGACGATCTGGTTTTGGCTAACCAGGATTACGTGGATCTGATCGTTTCCGACGCGTTCACCCATGAGACCTATTACATGGGTACCGTTGACGAGAAGAACCTGGTCAATTTCTACGATGGCTTGATCCGCGTGACCGGTCCTGACGGCAAGGAATTCATCAAGTATCCGGCCAAGGACTACGTTCAGCATATCGCCGAGCGGGTTGAACCCTGGACCTATCTTAAGTTCCCCTATCTCAAGGATGTGGGCTGGAAGGGATTCGTCGATGGCACCGACAGTGGTGTCTACTGCGCAACACCTCTTTCCCGCCTCAATGCATCCAACGGCATGGCAACTTCCCAGGCCCAGGAAGCCTTCGAGCGCTTCTATGAGACACTGGGAAGCAAAAAGACGAAGGGGCGTTATCAGCCCGTTCATTTTCGCCTGGCAACCCATTGGGCTCGCCTGGTGGAACTGCTGTATGCCGCCGAACGCATGTTGGAACTGAGTCAGGATCCGGAGATCACCGATCCGAATATGCGTGTCAACGTCAGCAGCACGCCGACCGAGGGTATTGGTTCTGTTGAGGCGCCGCGCGGTACGTTGACCCATCACTATCAGACCGACGAAAAGGGCATTCTAACCAAGGTGAACCTGATCGTGGGCACCACAAACAACTACGCCCCGATCGCCATGTCGGTCAAGAAGGCGGCGCAGTCGCTGATTACCAGGGGCACAGTGGTGACGGAGGGCATGTTGAACCGGGTGGAGATGGCGTTCCGCAACTACGACCCGTGCATGTCGTGCGCGACCCATTCGCTGCCCGGCCAGATGCCACTGGAGATAACTATTCGGCAGGCCGATGGTGAGGTAGTCGAGCGGGTGAGCCAGTATACGGACTGA